The following are from one region of the Sandaracinus amylolyticus genome:
- a CDS encoding MG2 domain-containing protein, with translation MRTSPRSLLLFALLLFVPALARAQDADAADPASPVGYELALHGSTAAERGATLRLHGTAYEVQGLSDLRPTSGLELDVAITQQRRVGHGRDVVLRAHARSVEQGRVIIEVPVPLEDLAAPWIEVHVHRAGIAGRTFRFPMTQLAARSVDVLTDRNRYQPGETVRVWSLVRAVRDRAPIGSAPIVFRLHDQQGTMIAERRTETGTSGAASVEIVIPEGAALGRWTVQAQAEGASLAARAITIVRRTVERLAVEVTLDREVLEPGAPLGGRVRVTTPSGTPVRGARVSLTVGDENASPLELVTDDEGIAVIDARAPSFLAGDAAPRQVIARVSHAAHGTLVGSAAYTLARTRWLVAATPEAGGLVPEIDTELYLAVSDPRGRPISQGVELEVRGLGIANGRATARTDAHGLASVRVHLPRGAAARAQGGACAGQPATSFEVEVRTQPASTLATVCARVALEAGVLARARTPVVAPGSRVEIDLVRRPSANGRLVLVEALANDRAVAAAWGDASARSVTLALPADVQGVLRVRARPVSPADASRPLGELGAALIERGTITAILVRPADAFALDVTPDRELHRVRERADVAVRASVSPERGWIALLARDEAAHGGESDFALEWIAGELRDVLRGPFDATNERYVGASLASSLPLDGGVTQPAPLVQEPWDTHESPTGSAPVLAGGVLRDPIASREELRRRGLAPVMHAIERAVSQLGSDRAARDALVRTSGARVELRPDAVERVVAMHLIAPSQARTLGGQPLTLAMITAADPSFTFDRIARRVARERLVRLLVALSRFANPDDDAALRASAGEPPERWLARVVQLGMVPADALIDPWGRPFVFRRVGGRGPSLVVSSRAVDYELASPGPDGRAGTADDVRDPFERAVPARTPYAVISGEDRLMEQLSRLAPGERVLSALVTAYRRLGLAAEEERRAGPVTATVSESDMPAEAPPPMAVAEESMAIDQAMGGAGGEATGYAYDGRDDDAEGGRGRRASRAPAREAPQAQAPAQPVTPGRLEAMGSVVREEFPATLFFVGEVALDPSGAARITIPLADALTTYRLEAIGWTTSGWITAGRGRVRVDQEAMVDAPVPPAARLGDVMRLPVRVQNRTTEPLRARFEITIEGAAGLDVEPLAPIEIPPGDSREAIAVVRASGVGEGAIVVRALREDGTALDAVRRPIAVIEDARRVVEQRRELVGSGDEITIDVPARALQRGPGQLRVAVGGAIVGDPAEWASEGDPVQAGWALAMARRPMPDVARDAILSQLPAEPGIDEGWFRGWDPLHLATLLGAGWTLPNLSEDAAAAALRSLATQLPEEAADARIAPPAPASAMLVALAPAIRDADENPGARDDLLRLVDRLRRLASAEGARASDAPATWARVAAALALSRRGADDPRASEMLRRAERHVFSTGDQAWLEPDADDGGIEPRVEPTAHLALARIAMGEPASAMPLLRNVADIARGASRWPPRVRALASAAAAMLTRGAIESIAVTLDGRTIESALEGGVASATLDGLGAPGTHRVVVTLPEGALALATIDLRYALPWDVAPARSARLDLAWTGETGARDVRSGSLLTVHNRGARVIARPIVEIELPAGAELDEPTREAMTALLAAPPELEGATLRLHLRPMAPGGFTAIPVRARWSVGGTLRGLGASAWDDASPARADVRAVSVLPSRELVIADEGPEPEPPEADASPPPEPRPPVPMPRPLWEVAR, from the coding sequence ATGCGCACGAGCCCGCGCTCTCTTCTTCTCTTCGCCCTCCTCCTCTTCGTCCCAGCGCTGGCGCGCGCACAGGACGCCGACGCCGCGGATCCCGCGAGCCCGGTCGGCTACGAGCTCGCGCTGCACGGGAGCACGGCCGCGGAGCGCGGCGCGACGCTGCGCCTGCACGGGACCGCGTACGAGGTGCAGGGCCTCTCCGATCTGCGCCCGACCTCGGGGCTCGAGCTCGACGTCGCGATCACGCAGCAGCGACGGGTCGGTCACGGCCGCGACGTCGTGCTGCGCGCGCACGCGCGGAGCGTCGAGCAGGGGCGGGTGATCATCGAGGTGCCGGTGCCGCTCGAGGATCTCGCGGCGCCGTGGATCGAGGTGCACGTGCATCGCGCCGGGATCGCGGGGCGCACGTTCCGGTTCCCGATGACGCAGCTCGCGGCGCGGAGCGTCGACGTGCTGACCGATCGCAATCGTTATCAGCCCGGAGAGACGGTGCGGGTCTGGTCGCTGGTGCGCGCGGTGCGCGATCGCGCGCCGATCGGGAGCGCGCCGATCGTGTTCCGACTGCACGATCAGCAGGGCACGATGATCGCGGAGCGGCGCACCGAGACCGGTACGTCGGGCGCGGCGTCGGTCGAGATCGTGATCCCCGAGGGCGCGGCGCTCGGGCGGTGGACGGTGCAGGCGCAGGCGGAGGGTGCATCGCTCGCCGCGCGTGCGATCACGATCGTGCGGCGCACCGTCGAGCGGCTCGCGGTGGAGGTCACGCTCGATCGCGAGGTGCTGGAGCCGGGCGCGCCGCTCGGTGGTCGGGTGCGGGTGACGACGCCCTCGGGCACGCCGGTGCGCGGCGCGCGCGTGTCGCTGACGGTCGGCGACGAGAACGCATCGCCGCTCGAGCTGGTGACCGACGACGAAGGCATCGCGGTGATCGATGCGCGCGCGCCGAGCTTCCTCGCGGGCGACGCGGCGCCGCGGCAGGTGATCGCGCGGGTGAGCCACGCCGCGCACGGCACGCTGGTGGGCTCGGCGGCGTACACGCTCGCGCGCACGCGATGGCTGGTCGCAGCGACGCCCGAGGCGGGCGGGCTGGTGCCGGAGATCGACACCGAGCTCTACCTCGCGGTGAGCGATCCCCGGGGGCGGCCGATCTCGCAGGGCGTCGAGCTCGAGGTGCGCGGGCTCGGGATCGCGAACGGTCGCGCGACCGCGCGGACCGACGCGCACGGGCTCGCGTCGGTGCGGGTGCACCTGCCGCGGGGTGCGGCGGCGCGCGCGCAGGGTGGGGCGTGCGCAGGGCAGCCCGCGACGAGCTTCGAGGTCGAAGTGCGCACCCAACCGGCGTCGACGCTCGCGACCGTGTGCGCGCGGGTGGCGCTCGAGGCGGGCGTGCTCGCGCGGGCGCGCACGCCGGTGGTCGCGCCGGGATCGCGAGTGGAGATCGATCTGGTGCGGCGTCCCAGCGCGAACGGGCGCTTGGTGCTGGTGGAAGCGCTCGCGAACGATCGTGCGGTCGCAGCGGCGTGGGGCGACGCGAGCGCGCGCAGCGTGACGCTCGCGCTGCCCGCCGATGTGCAGGGTGTGCTGCGGGTGCGGGCGCGCCCGGTGTCGCCCGCCGATGCGTCGCGACCGCTGGGCGAGCTCGGCGCGGCGCTGATCGAGCGCGGGACGATCACCGCGATCCTGGTGCGTCCCGCGGACGCGTTCGCGCTCGACGTGACGCCCGATCGCGAGCTGCACCGAGTGCGCGAGCGCGCCGACGTCGCGGTGCGGGCGAGCGTGTCTCCGGAGCGGGGATGGATCGCGCTGCTCGCGCGCGACGAGGCGGCGCACGGTGGAGAGAGCGACTTCGCGCTCGAGTGGATCGCGGGCGAGCTCCGCGACGTGCTGCGCGGGCCTTTCGACGCGACCAACGAGCGCTACGTGGGGGCGTCGCTCGCGAGCTCGTTGCCGCTCGACGGAGGGGTGACCCAGCCCGCGCCGCTGGTGCAGGAGCCGTGGGACACGCACGAGAGCCCGACCGGCAGCGCACCGGTGCTCGCGGGCGGCGTGCTGCGCGATCCGATCGCGTCGCGCGAGGAGCTGCGCCGGCGTGGGCTCGCGCCGGTGATGCACGCGATCGAGCGCGCGGTGAGCCAGCTGGGATCGGATCGCGCGGCGCGCGATGCGCTGGTGCGGACCAGCGGCGCGCGTGTGGAGCTGCGGCCCGATGCGGTCGAGCGCGTGGTCGCGATGCATCTGATCGCGCCGTCGCAGGCGCGCACGCTCGGTGGACAGCCGCTGACGCTCGCGATGATCACCGCGGCGGATCCGAGCTTCACCTTCGATCGCATCGCGCGTCGGGTGGCGCGCGAGCGGCTGGTGCGGCTCCTGGTCGCGCTCTCGCGGTTCGCGAACCCCGACGACGATGCGGCGCTGCGCGCGTCGGCGGGGGAGCCGCCGGAGCGCTGGCTCGCGCGGGTGGTGCAGCTCGGGATGGTGCCCGCGGATGCGCTGATCGATCCCTGGGGTCGGCCCTTCGTGTTCCGTCGGGTCGGAGGTCGCGGGCCTTCGCTCGTCGTGTCGTCGCGCGCGGTGGACTACGAGCTCGCGTCGCCCGGGCCCGATGGACGTGCGGGCACCGCCGACGACGTGCGTGATCCCTTCGAGCGCGCGGTGCCGGCGCGCACGCCGTACGCGGTGATCTCGGGTGAGGACCGCTTGATGGAGCAGCTCTCGCGGCTCGCGCCCGGCGAGCGCGTGCTGAGCGCGCTGGTGACCGCGTATCGACGGCTCGGTCTCGCGGCGGAAGAAGAGCGGCGCGCGGGACCGGTGACCGCGACGGTGAGCGAGTCGGACATGCCCGCGGAGGCGCCGCCGCCGATGGCGGTGGCCGAAGAGTCGATGGCGATCGACCAGGCGATGGGAGGCGCCGGCGGCGAGGCCACCGGCTACGCCTACGACGGTCGCGACGACGATGCCGAAGGCGGTCGTGGCCGGCGCGCGAGTCGCGCTCCCGCGCGCGAAGCACCGCAGGCCCAGGCGCCCGCGCAGCCCGTCACGCCCGGTCGCCTCGAAGCGATGGGCTCGGTGGTGCGCGAGGAGTTCCCGGCGACGCTCTTCTTCGTCGGCGAGGTCGCGCTCGATCCCAGCGGTGCCGCGCGCATCACGATCCCGCTCGCCGACGCGCTCACCACCTATCGCCTCGAAGCGATCGGCTGGACGACATCGGGCTGGATCACGGCGGGGCGCGGCCGGGTGCGCGTCGATCAGGAAGCGATGGTCGATGCGCCGGTGCCCCCGGCCGCGCGTCTCGGCGACGTGATGCGCCTCCCGGTGCGCGTGCAGAACCGCACCACCGAGCCGCTGCGCGCCCGCTTCGAGATCACGATCGAGGGCGCGGCCGGGCTCGACGTCGAGCCGCTCGCGCCGATCGAGATCCCGCCCGGCGACTCGCGCGAGGCGATCGCCGTGGTGCGCGCGAGTGGCGTCGGGGAGGGCGCGATCGTGGTGCGCGCGCTGCGCGAGGACGGCACCGCGCTCGACGCGGTGCGCCGGCCGATCGCGGTGATCGAGGACGCACGCCGCGTGGTCGAGCAGCGCCGCGAGCTCGTGGGCAGCGGCGACGAGATCACGATCGACGTGCCGGCGCGCGCGCTCCAGCGCGGCCCCGGCCAGCTGCGCGTCGCAGTCGGCGGCGCGATCGTCGGCGACCCCGCGGAGTGGGCGAGCGAGGGCGACCCGGTGCAGGCCGGATGGGCGCTCGCGATGGCGCGCCGCCCGATGCCCGACGTCGCGCGCGACGCGATCCTCTCGCAGCTCCCCGCCGAGCCCGGCATCGACGAGGGCTGGTTCCGCGGGTGGGATCCGCTGCACCTCGCGACGTTGCTCGGCGCGGGTTGGACGCTGCCGAACCTGAGCGAGGACGCGGCCGCCGCGGCACTGCGCTCGCTCGCGACCCAGCTTCCCGAGGAGGCCGCCGACGCCCGCATCGCGCCGCCCGCGCCCGCGTCGGCGATGCTCGTCGCGCTCGCGCCCGCGATCCGCGACGCCGACGAGAACCCCGGCGCGCGCGACGATCTGCTGCGCCTCGTCGATCGCCTGCGCCGCCTCGCATCGGCCGAGGGTGCACGCGCGAGCGATGCGCCCGCGACCTGGGCCCGCGTTGCGGCGGCGCTCGCGTTGAGCCGTCGCGGCGCCGACGATCCGCGCGCGAGCGAGATGCTGCGCCGCGCCGAGCGCCACGTGTTCTCGACCGGCGATCAGGCGTGGCTCGAGCCCGACGCCGACGACGGAGGCATCGAGCCCCGCGTCGAGCCCACCGCGCACCTCGCGCTCGCGCGCATCGCGATGGGCGAGCCCGCGTCCGCGATGCCGCTCCTGCGCAACGTCGCCGACATCGCGCGCGGCGCGTCGCGCTGGCCGCCTCGGGTGCGCGCGCTCGCGTCGGCCGCCGCGGCGATGCTCACGCGCGGAGCGATCGAGTCGATCGCGGTGACGCTCGACGGGCGCACGATCGAGAGCGCGCTCGAGGGCGGCGTCGCGAGCGCGACGCTCGACGGGCTCGGCGCGCCGGGGACCCATCGCGTCGTCGTCACGCTGCCCGAGGGCGCGCTCGCGCTCGCGACGATCGATCTGCGCTACGCGCTCCCGTGGGACGTCGCCCCCGCGCGCAGCGCGCGTCTCGATCTCGCGTGGACCGGCGAGACCGGCGCGCGCGACGTGCGCTCGGGCTCGCTGCTCACCGTGCACAACCGCGGCGCGCGGGTGATCGCGCGGCCGATCGTCGAGATCGAATTGCCCGCGGGCGCCGAGCTCGACGAGCCGACGCGCGAAGCGATGACCGCGCTCCTCGCCGCACCGCCCGAGCTCGAAGGCGCGACGCTGCGCCTCCACCTGCGCCCGATGGCGCCCGGCGGCTTCACCGCGATCCCCGTGCGGGCGCGGTGGTCGGTCGGCGGCACGCTGCGCGGCCTCGGCGCGAGCGCGTGGGACGATGCGTCCCCGGCACGCGCCGACGTGCGCGCGGTGAGCGTGCTGCCCTCGCGCGAGCTGGTGATCGCCGACGAGGGCCCCGAGCCCGAGCCGCCCGAGGCCGACGCATCGCCGCCTCCCGAGCCCAGACCGCCCGTGCCCATGCCGCGCCCGCTCTGGGAGGTGGCGCGATGA
- a CDS encoding alpha-2-macroglobulin family protein — translation MMMRNFLILLVISLCAATVSAQSAGRTSLRGAEIQGLELGLEGALSAPRGGHLRWLLTAYEVIGTSDLRPGADAGIQLTTALDPSAPMIPMRTDASGRATLELAIPEDAPDAFPVVLRVLSRGVVRRFELTVRATEPRAIQLWVARAQVPREGRVHAFGRLSEARTGRAIANAEVRLVARDAQDHPLGAPIVVRTDAAGLFAHVFAVRRDVVGQVSIEARAEDAEENVVSARANAFVAEPSAPALLVSIAPERRVIEPGAAIAVDVVARRPDGRPVPNALVELSGFEHDDPGRTARTDATGRTRMAWRAPAIGGAWSDATIHATVTREGLGRGDGQASVRVSRVDHVAALAVEGGALIPEIGGRVRVRVVDLEGRAASAGVPVRLSGPRLGAERTATTDASGVATFDVVLTGSDPSGRCGGDAQAAATIRVGDGARAFEREACLPLDVDGTARVRADEVRVRSGATLRLDIARAASVARAPIAVSVLAIGSGVQHAVVARVLAAGETRIELPIPEDVAGPLLVRARPIVDGREVRGGSALVFAEPGAPLAIDAALDASGLRTASTMPDAITARAWTIALPLDEARTLAQTMRRDALGPLATLRTEPATASPALIAGALSAATPIDVGAPFVLREGRTIPVPTPDDPVAQGLLRDPWRAQSRFLTGRLALVFSAIERQVAAAVPGRIDDVAVQTNARWDFNAQILAALEGSGDLGAEGATGLGGEPLTIEQLRRVDPAFTYDRVASRITRERLYRLMIALRRFVQSNGFDLPWARLGDPSTWLRHLPSMWIDGVGQIPARELVDAWGRPFVLRAITGRARFAAWSPLPGWELFSSGSDGVPGNGDDVADPSARVLPSGSPYAEAVGEDALVARLRGAELGRATIELLQHGGVVPVSVGSVPSQPAAAAQQEGARLWNDLPAELDADPEPLALRRPTEPGLGAGGRIVTLGERVPLEIDEEPRTWGALVVAFTPEGSVALAEARARLGAPLIVTGAMPARLREGEPVSLSLVVTNASPQDRQLAIAVGGAAPIEGSAETLALAAGTARAVTIDLRGTAIGAGEATITLSESSEPIRTVRWRVAVDAGRHPWRVRSATALFREQWQTRLEQPAGATRAVARVVVMHPSALHRDPDLVERREHDAATIAWAATMAGAPIDPDLRARLLSSQQPDGSFTGHDPAVATASAIVALSALAEDDDDAASALQRARWALQSTGTGPDDLAAWSQQLVALAAAGVPDPADAEEAELDPVSASAAQLRTRIRRSLRRVPEEPSLLARLAAGLLLADPRDAYGRVMFDRARAAVVEAESGGGLVLRPREARDSGFEQLSSTLALALAAHQLGESELAVRLVAGALDRDHVIARRGGEPLFWMLAAASYGVLGAGDAPSLALVADGRSHAVEFTNGIAVIPIDAAREIEVSLRRSGPGVHVIARAETVLDQPFRAVDRAPIEVSLDGDPGDAGDVAALELTVRARERLPGGVVVELQLPAGVEADDALLDLLRGRGALHVERREPRFVRVTLPAMERGVAAVLPLPLRWSVHGTLEGLAVVAHPADDPGAITVLAPRALAVAPPRGLE, via the coding sequence ATGATGATGCGTAACTTCTTGATTCTGCTCGTGATCTCGCTCTGCGCCGCGACCGTGTCGGCCCAGAGCGCGGGTCGCACGTCGCTGCGCGGCGCCGAGATCCAGGGCCTCGAGCTCGGGCTCGAAGGGGCGCTCAGCGCGCCGCGCGGCGGGCATCTGCGGTGGCTGCTCACCGCGTACGAAGTGATCGGCACCAGCGATCTGCGCCCCGGTGCCGACGCCGGGATCCAGCTCACCACCGCGCTCGATCCCAGCGCTCCGATGATCCCGATGCGGACCGACGCGTCGGGCCGCGCGACGCTCGAGCTCGCGATCCCCGAGGACGCGCCCGACGCGTTCCCCGTCGTGCTGCGCGTGCTCTCGCGCGGTGTGGTGCGCCGCTTCGAGCTCACGGTCCGCGCGACCGAGCCGCGCGCGATCCAGCTCTGGGTCGCGCGCGCCCAGGTGCCGCGCGAAGGACGGGTGCACGCGTTCGGTCGCCTGAGCGAAGCGCGGACCGGACGCGCGATCGCGAACGCCGAGGTGCGGCTGGTCGCGCGCGACGCGCAGGACCATCCGCTCGGCGCGCCGATCGTGGTGCGCACCGACGCCGCGGGCCTCTTCGCCCACGTCTTCGCGGTGCGGCGCGACGTGGTCGGTCAGGTGAGCATCGAGGCGCGCGCCGAGGACGCCGAGGAGAACGTGGTGAGCGCGCGCGCGAACGCGTTCGTCGCGGAGCCGTCGGCGCCTGCGCTGCTCGTGTCGATCGCGCCCGAGCGCCGCGTGATCGAGCCCGGCGCCGCGATCGCGGTCGACGTGGTCGCGCGCCGTCCCGATGGTCGTCCGGTGCCCAACGCGCTCGTCGAGCTCTCGGGGTTCGAGCACGACGATCCCGGTCGCACCGCGCGCACCGACGCGACGGGTCGCACCCGCATGGCGTGGCGTGCGCCGGCGATCGGCGGTGCGTGGTCGGACGCGACGATCCACGCGACCGTCACGCGCGAAGGGCTCGGGCGGGGCGACGGTCAGGCGTCGGTGCGCGTGTCGCGCGTCGATCACGTCGCGGCGCTCGCGGTCGAGGGCGGCGCGCTGATCCCCGAGATCGGCGGGCGCGTGCGGGTGCGCGTCGTCGATCTCGAAGGACGCGCGGCGAGCGCGGGCGTGCCGGTGCGCTTGTCGGGCCCGCGGCTCGGTGCGGAGCGCACGGCCACGACCGACGCGAGCGGCGTCGCGACGTTCGACGTGGTGCTCACCGGCAGCGATCCGAGCGGGCGCTGCGGTGGTGATGCGCAGGCGGCCGCGACGATCCGCGTCGGCGACGGCGCGCGGGCGTTCGAGCGCGAGGCGTGCTTGCCGCTCGACGTCGACGGCACCGCGCGGGTGCGCGCCGACGAGGTGCGGGTGCGCAGCGGCGCGACGCTGCGGCTCGACATCGCGCGCGCCGCGTCGGTGGCGCGTGCGCCGATCGCGGTCTCGGTGCTGGCGATCGGCAGCGGCGTCCAGCACGCCGTCGTGGCGCGGGTGCTCGCGGCGGGCGAGACGCGCATCGAGCTCCCGATCCCCGAGGACGTCGCGGGCCCGCTGCTGGTGCGCGCACGCCCGATCGTCGATGGCCGCGAGGTGCGCGGCGGGAGCGCGCTGGTGTTCGCGGAGCCGGGCGCGCCGCTCGCGATCGATGCAGCGCTCGACGCCAGCGGGCTCCGCACCGCGTCGACGATGCCCGATGCGATCACCGCGCGTGCCTGGACGATCGCGCTGCCGCTCGACGAGGCGCGCACCCTCGCGCAGACGATGCGGCGCGACGCGCTCGGTCCGCTCGCGACGCTGCGCACCGAGCCCGCGACCGCGAGCCCCGCGCTGATCGCGGGCGCGCTCTCCGCGGCGACGCCGATCGACGTGGGCGCGCCGTTCGTGCTGCGCGAAGGCCGCACGATCCCGGTGCCCACGCCCGACGATCCCGTCGCCCAGGGCCTGCTGCGCGACCCGTGGCGCGCGCAGTCGCGCTTCCTCACCGGGCGCCTCGCGCTGGTGTTCTCCGCGATCGAGCGTCAGGTCGCCGCCGCGGTGCCGGGGCGCATCGACGACGTCGCGGTGCAGACGAACGCGCGCTGGGACTTCAACGCGCAGATCCTCGCCGCGCTGGAGGGCTCGGGCGATCTCGGCGCCGAGGGCGCGACCGGCCTCGGCGGCGAGCCGCTCACCATCGAGCAGCTGCGCCGCGTCGATCCCGCGTTCACCTACGATCGCGTCGCGTCGCGCATCACCCGCGAGCGGCTCTATCGCCTGATGATCGCGCTGCGCCGCTTCGTGCAGTCGAACGGGTTCGATCTGCCGTGGGCACGCCTCGGCGATCCCTCGACCTGGCTGCGCCACCTGCCCTCGATGTGGATCGACGGCGTCGGACAGATCCCGGCGCGCGAGCTCGTCGACGCGTGGGGTCGGCCCTTCGTGCTGCGCGCGATCACCGGTCGCGCCCGCTTCGCGGCGTGGTCGCCGCTGCCCGGGTGGGAGCTCTTCTCGAGCGGGTCCGACGGTGTTCCCGGGAACGGCGACGACGTGGCTGATCCCAGCGCGCGTGTGCTGCCCTCGGGCTCGCCCTACGCCGAGGCGGTCGGCGAGGACGCGCTCGTCGCGCGGCTGCGCGGCGCCGAGCTCGGTCGCGCGACGATCGAGCTGCTGCAGCACGGTGGTGTCGTGCCGGTCTCGGTCGGGAGCGTTCCGTCGCAGCCCGCGGCGGCGGCGCAGCAAGAGGGCGCGCGCCTGTGGAACGACCTCCCCGCCGAGCTCGACGCCGATCCCGAGCCGCTCGCGCTGCGTCGTCCCACCGAGCCCGGCCTCGGCGCGGGTGGTCGCATCGTGACGCTCGGAGAGCGCGTCCCGCTCGAGATCGACGAGGAGCCGCGCACCTGGGGCGCGCTCGTCGTCGCGTTCACGCCCGAGGGCAGCGTCGCGCTCGCCGAAGCACGCGCGCGGCTCGGCGCGCCGCTGATCGTCACCGGCGCGATGCCGGCGCGGCTGCGCGAGGGCGAGCCGGTCTCGCTCTCGCTCGTCGTGACGAACGCGTCGCCGCAGGATCGCCAGCTCGCGATCGCGGTGGGCGGCGCGGCGCCGATCGAGGGCAGCGCCGAGACGCTCGCGCTCGCTGCGGGCACGGCGCGCGCGGTCACGATCGATCTGCGCGGCACCGCGATCGGCGCGGGCGAGGCGACGATCACGCTGAGCGAGTCGAGCGAGCCGATCCGCACCGTGCGCTGGCGCGTCGCGGTCGACGCCGGTCGTCATCCCTGGCGCGTGCGCAGCGCGACCGCGCTCTTCCGCGAGCAGTGGCAGACGCGGCTCGAGCAGCCCGCGGGCGCGACGCGCGCGGTCGCGCGCGTCGTCGTGATGCACCCGAGCGCGCTCCATCGCGATCCCGATCTCGTCGAGCGCCGCGAGCACGACGCGGCGACGATCGCGTGGGCCGCGACGATGGCGGGCGCACCGATCGATCCCGATCTGCGCGCGCGCCTGCTCTCGTCGCAGCAGCCCGACGGATCGTTCACCGGGCACGATCCCGCGGTCGCGACCGCGAGCGCGATCGTCGCGCTCTCCGCGCTCGCCGAGGACGACGACGACGCGGCCTCCGCGCTCCAGCGCGCGCGCTGGGCGCTGCAGTCGACCGGCACCGGCCCCGACGATCTCGCGGCGTGGTCGCAGCAGCTCGTCGCGCTCGCGGCGGCGGGCGTGCCCGATCCCGCCGACGCCGAGGAAGCCGAGCTCGATCCGGTGAGCGCCTCCGCGGCGCAGCTGCGCACCCGCATCCGTCGCTCGCTGCGCCGCGTGCCCGAGGAGCCCTCGCTCCTCGCGCGCCTCGCCGCGGGCCTGCTGCTCGCCGATCCCCGCGACGCCTACGGCCGCGTGATGTTCGATCGTGCGCGCGCCGCGGTCGTCGAAGCGGAGAGCGGCGGCGGGCTCGTGCTGCGCCCGCGCGAGGCGCGCGACAGCGGCTTCGAGCAGCTCTCGTCGACGCTCGCGCTCGCGCTCGCGGCACACCAGCTCGGCGAGAGCGAGCTCGCGGTGCGTCTCGTCGCGGGCGCGCTCGATCGCGATCACGTGATCGCGCGCCGCGGCGGTGAGCCGCTCTTCTGGATGCTCGCCGCGGCGAGCTACGGCGTGCTCGGCGCCGGTGACGCGCCCTCGCTCGCGCTGGTCGCCGACGGTCGCTCTCACGCCGTCGAATTCACCAATGGGATCGCGGTGATCCCGATCGATGCCGCGCGCGAGATCGAGGTCTCGCTGCGCCGCAGCGGGCCCGGCGTGCACGTGATCGCGCGCGCCGAGACGGTGCTCGATCAGCCGTTCCGCGCGGTCGATCGCGCGCCGATCGAGGTCTCGCTCGACGGCGATCCCGGCGACGCGGGGGACGTGGCCGCGCTCGAGCTCACGGTGCGCGCCCGCGAGCGGCTGCCGGGCGGCGTGGTCGTCGAGCTCCAGCTCCCGGCGGGCGTGGAGGCCGACGACGCGCTGCTCGATCTCCTGCGCGGCCGCGGCGCGCTGCACGTCGAGCGGCGCGAGCCGCGCTTCGTGCGCGTCACGCTGCCGGCGATGGAGCGCGGCGTCGCCGCGGTGCTCCCGCTGCCGCTGCGCTGGTCGGTGCACGGCACGCTCGAGGGCCTCGCGGTCGTCGCGCATCCCGCCGACGATCCCGGTGCGATCACCGTGCTCGCACCGCGCGCCCTCGCCGTCGCGCCGCCGCGCGGTCTCGAGTGA